From the genome of bacterium, one region includes:
- a CDS encoding enoyl-CoA hydratase/isomerase family protein has protein sequence MSVLQHSTRNGILYITLYRPDKLNALNEEVLSALSLVLTQAKEDRAIKGVLITGEGKAFCAGADITRLAECSAQSGYEFAQRGQAVFRSLETLGKPSLAAINGFAFGGGCELAMAATLRIAAETAQFAQPEVKLGVIPGYGGTQRLARLVGKGRALDL, from the coding sequence ATGTCTGTTTTACAACATAGTACTCGCAACGGAATTTTGTATATTACGTTATATCGTCCTGATAAATTAAATGCCTTGAATGAAGAGGTACTCTCTGCGTTGTCTTTGGTTTTAACTCAAGCTAAAGAAGATAGGGCTATCAAAGGCGTATTGATAACAGGTGAAGGAAAAGCATTTTGTGCAGGCGCAGATATTACTCGATTAGCAGAATGTTCAGCACAGTCTGGTTATGAGTTTGCACAAAGAGGACAAGCCGTGTTTCGAAGTTTAGAAACATTAGGAAAACCCTCGCTTGCGGCCATTAATGGTTTTGCTTTTGGGGGTGGATGTGAGCTTGCGATGGCCGCAACCTTGCGAATAGCCGCAGAGACTGCGCAATTTGCACAGCCAGAAGTAAAGCTTGGGGTTATTCCAGGATATGGCGGCACGCAACGTTTGGCTAGGTTGGTTGGAAAAGGTCGGGCCTTGGATTTGTG